Within Leptospira limi, the genomic segment CTTCATTACTTAACTTCATATCAATTAAACAAATCCCTTACATTCATATTTGTCATTGGAAGGAAATCCAAAAAAATGACCTGAAACAAACTGTTACGTCTATTCTCTTCAATTCAAAGAAGATCCCTATTCTACTTCAAGCAAAACATAGATCCAAATGAAATTGTAGAACTCCCAAGAAAAGCAAGAAACTTCACTGAAAATTAGGACTAAGTTCACGGTTCCATTGGAGGAGATTCCAAAATTAACTGACTCAAATTCTACATTAACGATTGTTTGCGGAATATTTCTATTTTCTGGCGGAAAGTTTATCAAAGGGATTCACAATCCTTACATTGAAAACATAGCTAACTTCACCACCTTTCTCCAATTTAAGTCAATAATTTATTGTTTTTTGAAAGCCTGAAATAATATTCCTGTATCGCAAATGATCGGAAGTTTTCCGTTTTAGCAATAAAAAGGAATACTGAAAAAATTGATTGAAACGATTTTTATACGGGAGACCAAATTCATGAAAAATTCAAATTTTATCTCCAAAATGAAAATTCAATGTTGGTGATGATGCATCTATTGGTTCAGGTCTCACTATCAATTATTCAGAACCAAAAGTAGATCAAAACTTCCCGAATGATTACACAACGTTTGACCAAAGTACAGGTATTATATAGAAAACATGTTCCGAAGGATTATCGGGGCCAACTTGTACAATCAATAGTCCAGGTGTGACAACGGGAGGTTTATCAACTTCAACTACTTCTTGTTTATCACATAACTCTGCTAATTCGGGAAAAGGATATTCTGGTTATACTTCATGGCGGTTTCCAACAATGCGAGAGCTCCTGAGTACCAACGATGCGAGCAAAACTTCCGTCACTATCCATAATACAACAGGTCTTACTTGGCAAAAATGTTCCTATGGGCAAAACAATGATGCGAGTTGTATAGCTACTGCCACTAACATCAATTGAGTTGGGGCTATATCTTATTATAGTGGATTATCTTTAGCCGTAAAAATATGGAGACTATCCAATCGAAATGAACTGATCAGCTTACATGATTACACGAAAGCCGTTGGGCCAAAAATAGACCAAACAAACTTCCCAAATACAGTCTCATTTACTGGAGGATACTATTAGACATCTACTACCAATGCACCTGGAATCACAAGAGTATGGTATGTTAACTTCACAACAACGTTTAACAATACTTATGATGTCCAACCCAAATCCAATTCTTTATATGTCCGCTGTGTTTCTCATGAGCGTTCATGTTGTACCAATTGGCGCTCCCAATCAAACGAATTCACAAATTAATAATTAAAAGGGATGGGCTACTTATTCGCCTTTGGATCTGGTCTAGTGAATTCAAATGAATAGCGATGTTCGGCAGTTAGGCCAAGTTCAAGTGTGAGTCCATATCGAATGAATATTAGAAATAAATAAATTCCAAAAGCAAAAATAAGAAACTAAGAACCAATTGCATTCTTAGTTTCAGTGTAATTACTTTCTATTTATCTACAAAGATTAATGCAGAATGCCTTCCCGACTCCTGCTCACGTGACATCCATGTCACGATTCGCGAGCTCCGCAATCCTTGCTCCGCCACCGTCAGAAATGCATTCTGACTTGGTTAAGCTCTGGAATATCGGTATCACTCCCCGGGCATAAAAAAAGCCCTGAACTTTCATTCAGAGCTTTCCCCAACATTTGTATACGACAAAGGTTTTGTTTTTCCCAAGAGGGAAAGCCTGCGGAGCACCAAGCGGCACTGCCGCGACTGCGAGCACCCGACCGATTGCGTGAGCTTCGAGCTCTAGCAATCAAGTCGTTCGGCACAGACCGCCAAACAGAACAAAGTAAAACAAACAACACTTTCAATGACATACACGATCGCAATCGTGTATATTGTAATATGGTCAAGCCGATCGAGCGATTAGTATCACTTGGCTGAATCCATTACTGAACTTACACCTGTGACCTATCAACCAGGTCGTCTGCCTGGACTCTTCAGGGAGATCTTATCTTCAGGTGGGCTTCCCACTTATATGCTTTCAGCGGTTATCCCGACCGAACGTAGCTACTCTGCCATGCCACTGGTGTGACAACAGATGCACAGTGTCCCTTCGGGCCAGACGAGTTTTGGCTAGGCTAACGCTCCGCCAAACTCGCATTCTCGCTCCCTATGGGTCGCTGCGAATGGTTCGACCAACCCAGTCCTTTGAATTGATTTTAATGACTTGGGCGTTCCCAATTTAATTGAATTGTTGAATAGTATTGAATTAGGGTCGGGCTCTCCCTCGACGAGGCGCTCGGTCGATCCCTAACGCGGAGGATTTAAATATTTGAAACTTGAAAAGCTTTTCGTATAGAAGCGTATAATGAAATTTAATCTTTATTCATTATTTGTTTTGCAATTTGCATCGCAAATAAAGGCGGGACAGCATTGCCAATCTGCCTTGCAATGCATCCAATACTACTCCCTATAAATCTATAAGATAAATCAAAAGTTTGCAATCTGGCACCTTCACGTAAGGATAAAGCTCTATTTTGAGTGGGATGAGCGAACCTTCCGTTTGATATGCTAAAGAATTTTGTAGTTATTGTAGGAGCAGGAGAATCCCAACGCATTCTTCCGTAAGTGTCATGGAATGTTTTAGGCTTTTTATACTGACATGGGACAGCAAGTTTTACGTCGTTGACATATGACATTCGATCTCCTCCGTTTTTGATAGTTTTAGACAATCTTTTCAGGTTTACTTCCGATAATCCAGCCACTGTATGCAAATTTGGTGACTCATCTCTATACCCTGCTTTTAGAATCGGGAATCCCTTTTTTGGATGAATAAATTCTCTGACTGTATTAATAGTATTAACATTTTCTGTAGGTAAAGATATATTGTAATCAACTCGAGAAGCAACCAACAAAAAACGTCTTCTAGTCTGAGGAATACCGAACTTTTCTAGACGAAGAATATCCATTGAAACTTTATAATTTTTCTTTTTTAAAAAATTTACAAAATCTTTTAATGGGCTTTCAGGAGATGTAACAATTCCTGGAACATTTTCTATAACTACAAATCCAGGAAGGTAGTGTTTAACAAATCTTTGAAAATCGTTCAATAAATTTTTGGATTCAATTGATTTTGATTTGTTGGTTTTGATAGTAGAGAAGTACTGACATGGACTGCAACCGATAAAGATCATTTGGT encodes:
- a CDS encoding DNA cytosine methyltransferase produces the protein MKDKSFKAIDFFCGAGGMTSGFRKAGVEVLAGIDIDHQCKETYEFNHPNSKFIEADIKKLKYSELEKFVSIRKMDDQMIFIGCSPCQYFSTIKTNKSKSIESKNLLNDFQRFVKHYLPGFVVIENVPGIVTSPESPLKDFVNFLKKKNYKVSMDILRLEKFGIPQTRRRFLLVASRVDYNISLPTENVNTINTVREFIHPKKGFPILKAGYRDESPNLHTVAGLSEVNLKRLSKTIKNGGDRMSYVNDVKLAVPCQYKKPKTFHDTYGRMRWDSPAPTITTKFFSISNGRFAHPTQNRALSLREGARLQTFDLSYRFIGSSIGCIARQIGNAVPPLFAMQIAKQIMNKD